The following proteins come from a genomic window of Limosilactobacillus reuteri:
- a CDS encoding copper-translocating P-type ATPase has translation MKLTNIQRFWISFVLSIPMLIQMLAMPFHWMMPVYNWIALITTTIIMAISAFPYWKSAIAAFKKHSANMNTLVATGTAVAYFYSIFAMITDRAVYFESAAFVTVFVLLGDAMEEKMHNNASNALGKLMGLQAKDAEVLKDGKFVKVPLDQVQVGDLVRVKPGEKVPVDGTILEGVTSLDESMVTGESMPVMKKVGDTVVGSTINNNGTITFKATKVGADTMLAQIVDLVKKAQTSHAPIQNLTDKISNVFVPAVMIIAILTFMIWYSFVGATFVQALLFAVSVIVIACPCALGLATPTALMVGTARSAKMGVLIKNGEVLQEVSNIDTVVFDKTGTITVGKPVVTDIVGDAKKVLTIAASLEESSEHPLASAILQKAKNKEILPVKVDKFEAIEGKGVRADYNGQVAFVGSNRLLVDVNISREMASRAEKLQNEAKTVVYVGLDGEIIGLLAIQDVPKSSSKDAIAELKARGLMTVMLTGDNKRVAQATAGEVGIDKVIAEVMPNDKAQQIKELQNKGKKVAFVGDGINDAPALSTADVGIAMGSGTDIAIDSGGIVLVQNDLRGVVRALDISKKTFNRIKLNLFWALIYNVIGIPIAAGLFAFVGFTLSPELAGLAMAFSSVSVVSSSLLLNKTKIAGDHVVQA, from the coding sequence GATTTTGGATTTCATTTGTATTATCAATTCCAATGTTAATACAAATGCTTGCGATGCCTTTTCACTGGATGATGCCTGTCTATAATTGGATAGCACTAATTACTACTACTATTATTATGGCAATTTCAGCATTTCCATATTGGAAAAGTGCGATCGCTGCATTTAAGAAACATAGTGCAAATATGAATACCCTCGTCGCTACAGGAACGGCTGTCGCTTATTTTTATAGTATTTTTGCAATGATAACTGATAGGGCAGTTTATTTTGAAAGTGCTGCTTTTGTTACTGTCTTTGTTTTACTGGGGGATGCGATGGAAGAGAAAATGCATAACAATGCTTCCAATGCTCTTGGTAAGTTGATGGGACTTCAAGCAAAAGATGCTGAAGTCTTAAAAGATGGCAAATTTGTCAAAGTACCACTCGATCAAGTCCAAGTTGGCGACCTTGTTCGGGTCAAGCCGGGTGAAAAAGTACCCGTAGATGGAACAATTCTGGAGGGGGTAACTTCTCTGGATGAGTCGATGGTTACTGGTGAAAGTATGCCGGTAATGAAAAAAGTTGGCGATACTGTTGTTGGTTCAACAATTAATAATAATGGGACGATTACTTTTAAAGCCACAAAGGTTGGAGCGGATACAATGCTTGCCCAAATTGTTGACCTAGTAAAAAAAGCGCAAACCAGTCATGCTCCTATCCAGAACTTAACAGATAAGATTTCAAATGTGTTTGTCCCAGCAGTAATGATTATTGCTATTTTGACATTTATGATTTGGTATTCCTTTGTTGGCGCAACATTTGTTCAAGCATTATTATTTGCTGTTTCAGTAATTGTCATTGCCTGTCCGTGCGCATTAGGTTTAGCAACTCCAACAGCATTAATGGTTGGTACTGCAAGAAGTGCTAAGATGGGTGTCCTTATTAAGAATGGTGAAGTCCTCCAAGAAGTAAGTAATATTGATACTGTTGTGTTTGATAAAACAGGGACAATTACGGTCGGCAAACCAGTTGTAACTGATATTGTTGGCGATGCTAAAAAAGTATTAACAATAGCTGCTAGTCTTGAAGAATCGTCTGAGCACCCGTTGGCATCTGCAATTCTTCAAAAGGCAAAAAATAAAGAGATCTTACCAGTAAAGGTAGATAAATTTGAAGCAATTGAAGGTAAGGGTGTGCGTGCAGATTATAATGGGCAAGTAGCATTTGTTGGTAGCAATCGGCTTTTGGTTGATGTAAATATTTCCCGGGAAATGGCATCACGTGCAGAAAAATTACAGAACGAAGCTAAAACAGTTGTTTATGTTGGTCTTGATGGGGAAATAATCGGCTTACTTGCCATTCAAGATGTTCCGAAGTCGAGTTCAAAAGATGCAATTGCGGAGCTAAAAGCACGTGGATTAATGACTGTGATGTTAACTGGTGATAATAAGCGAGTAGCTCAAGCAACCGCTGGTGAAGTTGGTATCGATAAGGTGATCGCTGAAGTAATGCCGAATGACAAAGCTCAACAAATTAAGGAACTTCAGAACAAGGGTAAAAAAGTTGCTTTTGTTGGTGATGGAATTAATGATGCCCCTGCTTTATCGACAGCTGATGTTGGAATTGCGATGGGATCTGGAACTGATATCGCAATTGACTCTGGTGGAATTGTTCTCGTTCAAAACGATTTGCGAGGAGTTGTCCGGGCACTTGATATTTCTAAGAAGACCTTTAACCGGATTAAATTAAATCTCTTCTGGGCGCTCATTTACAATGTCATTGGTATTCCAATCGCTGCAGGGCTATTTGCATTTGTGGGCTTTACGCTTAGTCCGGAGCTTGCCGGCCTAGCAATGGCCTTTAGTTCTGTTTCTGTTGTTAGTTCTTCTCTGCTGTTAAATAAAACTAAGATTGCGGGAGACCATGTTGTTCAAGCTTAA
- a CDS encoding cation:proton antiporter, whose amino-acid sequence MVAAVLSSIISSFFPHFSINYISIFVGLIIGLVPFLNGRILPFHIEVFIYIVAPLIYFEGQSTRINLIGKRLRQILETAVLLVIVGTVFAGFSVSLLEIPLALAFLMGALSTTTDATATESVSEGLIVPER is encoded by the coding sequence ATGGTAGCGGCAGTTTTAAGTAGTATTATTTCCAGCTTCTTTCCGCACTTCTCAATTAATTATATTAGTATTTTCGTCGGCCTAATTATTGGTTTAGTTCCTTTTTTGAATGGTCGGATTCTTCCCTTCCACATAGAAGTATTTATATATATAGTAGCTCCACTGATTTATTTTGAGGGGCAATCAACGAGAATTAATCTGATTGGAAAAAGATTGCGACAAATCCTTGAGACGGCTGTTCTTTTAGTAATTGTTGGAACAGTATTTGCAGGTTTTAGTGTATCGCTTTTGGAAATTCCGCTAGCGTTGGCATTTCTGATGGGCGCTTTGAGTACAACAACTGATGCTACTGCAACCGAATCTGTTTCGGAAGGGTTGATTGTCCCTGAAAGATAA
- a CDS encoding cation:proton antiporter yields MESLFNDASGIILVTAMALWVKNGQFNYQQTFFDFLRSVGGGIFIGILAALVMISFRQFLGRINHDAYNEQILLFVSTPFFIYFVAEELKVSGIIAVVCAGLMQNNESVRSRFITPRQFHNGLVLLRLLREVLNNTVFVILGVLVVRIIRDDLIIGNTNSQWIVIGTLLYLANLLVRYLYRLLSKMGNKGSIIFALGGVHGAVTLALVYMIINNVSSAQFDMIVLAEIFVIILSMVVPSIVFRFILDHDMSSKEAGKQIQRLRQEMVKEGLAAVEKIYLPEKIRESVVYDLRDQKSANSFADFWHQWAKASRYPEFNEQEKELEQRALLWASQAERQYLDMVSQKENRRDYLFELYNEILLAESILLDTENEY; encoded by the coding sequence ATGGAGTCGTTATTTAATGATGCTTCTGGTATTATCCTGGTTACTGCAATGGCACTGTGGGTGAAAAACGGGCAGTTCAACTATCAACAAACGTTCTTTGACTTCCTGCGATCAGTCGGGGGCGGGATATTTATTGGTATTTTAGCAGCCCTTGTGATGATTAGTTTTCGTCAATTTTTAGGGCGAATTAACCATGATGCTTATAATGAACAAATATTATTATTTGTTAGTACGCCATTCTTTATTTACTTTGTAGCTGAAGAATTAAAAGTATCTGGGATTATCGCTGTGGTTTGTGCTGGTTTAATGCAGAATAACGAAAGCGTTCGAAGTCGTTTTATAACGCCTCGCCAATTTCATAATGGATTAGTACTTTTAAGGCTACTTCGAGAAGTCTTGAATAATACCGTCTTTGTTATTTTAGGAGTATTGGTTGTCAGGATCATTCGTGATGATTTAATCATTGGAAATACAAATTCGCAATGGATCGTGATTGGGACTTTACTTTATCTTGCTAATCTCCTTGTTCGTTATTTATATAGATTATTATCAAAAATGGGTAATAAAGGAAGTATAATTTTTGCCCTTGGGGGAGTCCATGGCGCAGTAACACTCGCCTTAGTATATATGATTATTAACAATGTAAGCTCTGCACAGTTTGACATGATTGTGTTAGCAGAAATATTTGTTATTATTTTGAGTATGGTGGTACCTTCAATCGTATTTCGTTTTATTCTTGACCATGATATGTCGAGTAAAGAAGCTGGCAAACAAATTCAGCGTTTACGGCAAGAGATGGTTAAAGAAGGATTAGCGGCAGTTGAAAAAATATATCTTCCAGAAAAAATTAGAGAAAGTGTTGTTTATGATTTGCGGGATCAAAAGAGTGCCAATTCATTTGCAGATTTTTGGCATCAATGGGCTAAAGCAAGTCGCTATCCAGAATTCAATGAGCAGGAAAAGGAACTGGAGCAACGAGCCTTATTATGGGCATCCCAAGCTGAAAGACAGTACCTTGATATGGTATCTCAAAAGGAAAATCGTCGTGACTATCTTTTTGAGCTTTACAACGAAATTCTATTGGCAGAGTCAATTTTACTTGACACTGAAAATGAATATTAA